One genomic region from Streptomyces sp. Li-HN-5-11 encodes:
- a CDS encoding HAMP domain-containing sensor histidine kinase produces the protein MRIVLPRWSGTLAAKAAAFIAVMCCALAALLGVLVHVSVTDQTVGQARTLALSRLRDATSAFESGDTLLPGAGVDPRGLPESLRRLASSGQRGTMVAQHHGRPTMWAAGPADHGRVLAVAVDYEQQAHTIAALDQSILWSSGLAIGATLVVGAFAVTRVTRRLHATAQVARRISAGDLDARVKDPLTKDRTRPQDEVASVAAALDSMAASLQRKLQAEQRFTADVAHELRTPLTGLHAAAELLPPGRPTELVRDRVAALRTLTEHLLEISRLDTGRERLELDAEHLGTVAERVVRATAAATGADAKVRIVRDVYVETDRRRLERVLGNLVANAHKHGRAPVVLTVDGPVVTVRDHGDGFPDYLVEHGPQRFRTEGGATGHGLGLTIALGQAEVLGARLEFANAPDGGAVATLTLPQQPPELPPPGTRAGDVVSDGTA, from the coding sequence CGCGAAGGCGGCCGCCTTCATCGCGGTGATGTGCTGTGCGCTCGCGGCGCTGCTCGGCGTGCTCGTGCACGTCTCGGTGACCGACCAGACCGTCGGCCAGGCGCGGACCCTGGCACTGTCCCGGCTGAGGGACGCCACCAGCGCGTTCGAGTCGGGAGACACGCTGCTGCCGGGCGCCGGCGTCGACCCGCGGGGGCTGCCGGAGTCGCTGCGGCGGCTGGCGTCCTCCGGGCAGCGCGGCACGATGGTCGCCCAGCACCACGGGCGCCCCACGATGTGGGCGGCGGGGCCCGCCGACCACGGGCGGGTGCTGGCCGTCGCGGTCGACTACGAGCAGCAGGCCCACACCATCGCCGCCCTGGACCAGTCCATCCTGTGGTCCTCGGGTCTCGCGATCGGGGCGACGCTGGTGGTGGGCGCGTTCGCGGTGACCCGGGTGACCCGGCGGCTGCACGCCACCGCGCAGGTGGCCCGGCGGATCAGCGCGGGCGACCTGGACGCGCGTGTGAAGGATCCCCTGACCAAGGACCGGACCCGTCCGCAGGACGAGGTGGCCTCGGTCGCCGCCGCGCTGGACTCGATGGCGGCGTCGCTGCAGCGCAAGCTGCAGGCGGAGCAGCGGTTCACCGCGGACGTGGCGCACGAGCTGCGCACACCGCTGACCGGGCTGCACGCGGCGGCCGAGCTGCTGCCGCCAGGTCGCCCCACGGAGCTGGTGCGTGACCGGGTGGCCGCGCTGCGCACCCTCACCGAGCACCTGCTGGAGATCTCCCGGCTGGACACCGGCCGGGAGCGGCTCGAACTCGACGCCGAGCACCTGGGTACGGTGGCGGAGCGGGTCGTGCGGGCGACGGCGGCCGCGACGGGCGCCGACGCGAAGGTCAGGATCGTGCGGGACGTCTACGTGGAGACCGACCGGCGGCGGCTGGAGCGGGTGCTGGGCAATCTCGTCGCCAACGCGCACAAGCACGGGCGGGCGCCGGTGGTGCTGACCGTGGACGGGCCGGTCGTCACCGTGCGGGACCACGGCGACGGCTTTCCGGACTATCTCGTGGAGCACGGGCCGCAGCGGTTCCGTACCGAGGGGGGCGCGACCGGGCACGGGCTCGGGCTGACGATCGCGTTGGGCCAGGCGGAGGTGCTGGGCGCCCGGCTGGAGTTCGCCAACGCGCCGGACGGCGGGGCGGTGGCCACGCTGACGCTCCCTCAGCAGCCGCCGGAACTCCCGCCTCCGGGTACGCGGGCCGGTGACGTCGTGTCCGACGGCACCGCCTGA
- a CDS encoding diiron oxygenase: MTTLTETESLAGLRDALGLLKDREQVAERLLASSARHSFDPDQELDWDAPFEEGKWFWPPELVSLYDTPLWRRMGEEQRILLSQHEAVALASLGIWFEIILMQLLARHIYDKAATSAHVRYALTEIEDECRHSKMFARLISHGDTPWYPVGKVHHALGRVFKTISTTPGSFTATLLAEEILDWMQRLTFPDERVQTLVRGVTRIHVIEEARHVRYAREELRRQMLTAPKWSQEFTRVSSGEFARVFSVAFVNPEVYTNVGLDRREAVAQVKASAHRREVMQTGAKRLTDFLDDIGVLRGVGRRLWKSSGLLA, encoded by the coding sequence ATGACGACGCTCACAGAAACCGAGTCGCTCGCCGGGCTGCGTGACGCGCTCGGGCTGCTCAAGGACCGGGAACAGGTTGCCGAGCGGCTGCTCGCGTCCTCCGCCAGGCACTCCTTCGACCCGGACCAGGAGCTCGACTGGGACGCGCCGTTCGAGGAGGGCAAGTGGTTCTGGCCGCCTGAGCTGGTGTCGCTGTACGACACGCCGCTGTGGAGGCGGATGGGCGAGGAGCAGCGGATCCTGCTGTCGCAGCACGAGGCGGTCGCACTCGCCTCGCTGGGCATCTGGTTCGAGATCATCCTGATGCAGCTGCTCGCCCGGCACATCTACGACAAGGCGGCGACGAGCGCGCACGTGCGGTACGCGCTGACCGAGATCGAGGACGAGTGCCGGCACTCGAAGATGTTCGCCCGGCTGATCTCCCACGGGGACACGCCCTGGTACCCGGTGGGCAAGGTGCACCACGCCCTGGGACGGGTGTTCAAGACGATCTCCACGACGCCGGGGTCCTTCACGGCGACGCTGCTGGCCGAGGAGATCCTCGACTGGATGCAGCGGCTGACGTTCCCCGACGAGCGGGTGCAGACGCTGGTGCGGGGCGTGACGCGGATCCATGTCATCGAGGAGGCGCGGCACGTGCGGTACGCACGCGAGGAGCTGCGCCGGCAGATGCTGACGGCGCCCAAGTGGTCCCAGGAGTTCACGCGGGTCAGCTCCGGCGAGTTCGCGCGCGTGTTCTCGGTCGCCTTCGTCAATCCCGAGGTCTACACCAACGTCGGGCTGGACAGGCGGGAGGCCGTGGCACAGGTGAAGGCGAGCGCGCACCGGCGGGAGGTCATGCAGACGGGCGCGAAACGACTGACGGACTTCCTCGACGACATCGGGGTGCTGCGGGGGGTCGGGCGTCGGCTGTGGAAGTCCTCGGGACTGCTGGCCTGA
- a CDS encoding FtsW/RodA/SpoVE family cell cycle protein, protein MTKAGTGTTVAAADPPAPAVRLPRRRGVELALIVLAVLLSVYGYCAVGLARYGTVPPGAAGYGAGLGVLALFAHGAVRLRAPYADPLLLPIGVLLNGLGLVLIYRLDLETPGEEAAPAQLVWSTLGVGLFILVVLVLRDHRWLQRYSYVCVVAALALLTLPILFPAVNGARIWIRFAGLSFQPGEFAKVLLAVFFAAYLAASRSALAYTGRRMWLLQLPTGRVLGPVVAVWLLSVGVLVLERDLGTSLLFFGLFVVMLYIATGRTGWIALGLLLAVAGAVAVGRLEPHVHSRIGEWLHPFASIEAGRGPGQVAQSLFSFAAGGVLGTGLGLGHSILVGFAAKSDFILATAGEELGLAGLTAVFLLYALLVERGYRAGLALRDPFGRLLAVGLASIVALQVFVIAGGVTGLIPLTGMAMPFLAQGGSSVVTNWAIVALLIRVSHVARRQYDGRVAP, encoded by the coding sequence ATGACCAAGGCCGGTACCGGAACCACCGTGGCAGCGGCGGACCCGCCCGCGCCCGCCGTCCGCCTCCCCCGGCGCCGCGGCGTGGAACTCGCCCTCATCGTCCTCGCGGTCCTGCTGTCCGTGTACGGCTACTGTGCCGTCGGCCTGGCACGCTACGGCACCGTGCCGCCCGGCGCCGCCGGGTACGGCGCCGGGCTCGGCGTGCTCGCGCTGTTCGCGCACGGCGCGGTGCGACTGCGGGCGCCGTACGCCGACCCGCTGCTGCTGCCCATCGGTGTGCTGCTCAACGGGCTGGGCCTGGTGCTGATCTACCGGCTGGACCTGGAGACGCCGGGCGAGGAGGCGGCTCCGGCGCAGCTGGTGTGGTCCACGCTGGGCGTGGGCCTGTTCATCCTGGTGGTGCTCGTGCTGCGCGACCACCGCTGGCTCCAGCGCTACTCGTACGTCTGTGTCGTCGCCGCCCTCGCACTGCTCACGCTGCCGATCCTCTTCCCGGCGGTGAACGGCGCCCGCATCTGGATCCGCTTCGCCGGTCTCTCCTTCCAGCCGGGCGAGTTCGCGAAGGTGCTGCTGGCGGTCTTCTTCGCCGCGTACCTGGCCGCGAGCCGCAGCGCCCTGGCGTACACGGGCCGCCGGATGTGGCTGCTGCAGCTGCCCACCGGGCGGGTGCTCGGCCCGGTGGTCGCGGTCTGGCTGCTGAGCGTCGGTGTGCTGGTCCTGGAACGGGACCTCGGCACCTCGCTGCTGTTCTTCGGCCTGTTCGTCGTCATGCTGTACATCGCCACCGGCCGCACCGGCTGGATCGCTCTCGGGCTGCTGCTGGCCGTCGCCGGGGCGGTCGCCGTCGGCCGGCTGGAACCGCACGTGCACAGCCGCATCGGGGAGTGGCTGCACCCGTTCGCGTCCATCGAGGCGGGCCGGGGGCCGGGCCAGGTCGCCCAGTCGCTGTTCTCCTTCGCGGCGGGCGGGGTGCTCGGCACCGGGCTGGGTCTCGGGCACTCGATCCTCGTCGGCTTCGCGGCCAAGTCGGACTTCATCCTGGCCACCGCCGGGGAGGAACTGGGGCTGGCCGGGCTGACCGCGGTGTTCCTGCTGTACGCCCTGCTCGTGGAGCGCGGTTACCGGGCGGGCCTGGCGCTGCGGGACCCCTTCGGCCGGCTCCTCGCGGTCGGACTCGCATCGATCGTGGCGCTCCAGGTGTTCGTGATCGCCGGAGGGGTGACCGGGCTGATCCCGCTGACCGGCATGGCGATGCCGTTCCTGGCGCAGGGCGGTTCGTCCGTCGTCACCAACTGGGCGATCGTGGCGCTGCTGATCCGGGTGAGCCACGTGGCGCGCCGGCAGTACGACGGAAGGGTGGCTCCGTGA
- a CDS encoding helix-turn-helix domain-containing protein: MSPGASSPAYRRLSVEERRAQLLDAALSLFAHRAPEEVSLDDVAEAAGVSRPLVYRYFPGGKQQLYEAALRSAAEELRHCFDEPREGPLLPRLARALDRYLAFVDEHDAGFSALLQGGSVVETSRTTAIVDGVRRDAAEHILSHLRVTDPGPRLRMTVRMWITAVEAASLIWLDEDKQPPAGELRDWLVEQFVAVMTVTAARDPQTATLLRALTPVDR; this comes from the coding sequence ATGAGCCCTGGCGCCTCCTCCCCCGCCTACCGCCGCCTCAGCGTCGAGGAGCGGCGTGCTCAGTTGCTCGACGCGGCGCTGTCCCTCTTCGCGCACCGGGCGCCCGAGGAGGTGTCGCTGGACGACGTGGCCGAGGCGGCCGGGGTGTCGCGGCCGCTGGTGTACCGGTACTTCCCCGGTGGCAAGCAGCAGCTGTACGAGGCCGCGCTGCGGTCCGCCGCCGAGGAGCTGCGGCACTGTTTCGACGAGCCCCGCGAGGGCCCGCTGCTGCCCCGCCTCGCCCGCGCCCTGGACCGCTACCTGGCCTTCGTCGACGAGCACGACGCCGGTTTCAGCGCGCTGCTGCAGGGTGGCAGTGTCGTCGAGACCTCCCGGACGACCGCCATCGTGGACGGGGTGCGGCGGGACGCGGCCGAGCACATCCTCAGCCATCTGCGGGTCACCGACCCGGGGCCGCGGTTGCGCATGACGGTGCGGATGTGGATCACGGCCGTGGAGGCCGCCTCGCTGATCTGGCTCGACGAGGACAAGCAGCCGCCCGCCGGGGAGCTGCGGGACTGGCTGGTCGAGCAGTTCGTGGCCGTGATGACGGTGACCGCGGCCCGGGACCCGCAGACCGCAACGCTGCTGCGGGCGCTGACCCCGGTGGATCGCTGA
- a CDS encoding ferritin-like domain-containing protein has translation MPTFDLYAKDPGDPHWQVPASGAARFSWEYDDGRDRLLALYQKGKDKQWDGQKRIDWDLEVDPYDALGTPEEAMTLYGTPYWAKMTDKERGELRQHYASWQFSQFLHGEQGAMICAARIVESVPDLDAKFYSATQTMDEARHAEIYGRFLHEKIGMLYPINDNLQSLLGDTLRDSRWDMPYLGMQVLIEGLALAAFGMIRDTTTKPLPKQILAYVMQDEARHVAFGRMALRDYYRQLTDAELREREEFVIEGCYLMRDRLRGVEVLENFGIPKAEAEELSERSEFLQLFRRLLFSRIVPCVKDIGLWGKRLQQAYVDMGVFEMGDSNLDLLMAQDEEIAEQLDAERFAAEEKERVAEVDEAIEAGAAEA, from the coding sequence ATGCCGACCTTCGACCTGTACGCCAAGGACCCCGGTGACCCGCACTGGCAGGTCCCCGCGAGCGGCGCCGCCCGCTTCAGCTGGGAGTACGACGACGGCCGAGACCGTCTCCTCGCCCTGTACCAGAAGGGCAAGGACAAGCAGTGGGACGGGCAGAAGCGGATCGACTGGGACCTGGAGGTGGACCCGTACGACGCCCTCGGCACCCCGGAAGAGGCGATGACCCTCTACGGCACGCCGTACTGGGCGAAGATGACCGACAAGGAGAGGGGCGAGCTGCGGCAGCACTACGCGTCCTGGCAGTTCAGCCAGTTCCTGCACGGCGAGCAGGGCGCCATGATCTGCGCCGCGCGGATCGTGGAGTCCGTCCCCGACCTGGACGCCAAGTTCTACTCGGCGACCCAGACGATGGACGAGGCCCGGCACGCCGAGATCTACGGCCGTTTCCTGCACGAGAAGATCGGGATGCTCTACCCGATCAACGACAACCTCCAGTCCCTGCTCGGCGACACCCTCCGGGACAGCCGCTGGGACATGCCCTACCTCGGCATGCAGGTCCTGATCGAGGGACTGGCGCTCGCCGCCTTCGGCATGATCCGCGACACCACCACCAAGCCCCTGCCCAAGCAGATCCTGGCCTACGTCATGCAGGACGAGGCCCGGCACGTGGCCTTCGGCCGCATGGCGCTGCGCGACTACTACCGGCAGCTCACCGACGCCGAACTGCGCGAACGCGAGGAGTTCGTCATCGAGGGCTGCTACCTGATGCGCGACCGCCTGCGCGGCGTCGAGGTCCTGGAGAACTTCGGCATACCGAAGGCCGAGGCCGAGGAGCTGAGCGAGCGGTCGGAGTTCCTCCAGCTCTTCCGCCGGCTGCTCTTCAGCCGCATCGTCCCCTGCGTCAAGGACATCGGCCTGTGGGGCAAGCGCCTCCAGCAGGCGTATGTCGACATGGGCGTCTTCGAGATGGGTGACTCCAACCTGGACCTGCTGATGGCCCAGGACGAGGAGATCGCCGAGCAACTGGACGCGGAACGCTTCGCGGCGGAGGAAAAGGAGCGGGTCGCGGAGGTGGACGAGGCGATCGAGGCAGGGGCGGCCGAAGCCTGA
- a CDS encoding penicillin-binding transpeptidase domain-containing protein yields MTRYIRHAAAFCILLLVALLVNTVWLQVLQAPVYGGNPANRRATIARYEQPRGDILVGDRPVTGSRDTGEQLRYERTYANGPLYAPVTGFSSQRYGTTFLEHVADPVLSGTDPLLAAFPLWTDFTRAHNPVGNVVTTLNPAAQQAAFQGLGARKGAVAAIEPTTGRILALVSTPSYDPAELSGNSPAVTAAWARLNDDPEQPMLNRAVRQTYPPGSTFKVVTAAAALDWGVVTDLDTRTDSPDPYTLPGTRTSLANEAKGCRNASLRYAFEWSCNTVFAKLAVDAGVDAMRGAAQGFGFNDKGLRIPFAVAPSTFDTHVDRAQLALSSIGQYNTRATPLQMAMVAAAVADGGQVRSPYLVERTTRRSGGTVSAAGSRPARQVMRPATAARLRELMTDVVTDGTGRNAAIRGATVGGKTGTAQHGLGNSGTPYAWFVSWAQGDADVEARVAVAVVVEDASARRGDISGGGTAAPIAKAVMEAVLRSPPRG; encoded by the coding sequence TTGACCCGGTACATCCGGCACGCCGCCGCCTTCTGCATCCTGCTGCTGGTGGCACTGCTGGTGAACACGGTTTGGCTGCAGGTCCTGCAGGCCCCCGTGTACGGCGGCAACCCCGCCAACCGCCGTGCCACCATCGCCCGTTACGAGCAACCGCGCGGCGACATCCTGGTGGGTGACCGGCCGGTCACCGGGTCCCGGGACACCGGCGAGCAGCTCCGCTACGAACGGACGTACGCCAACGGGCCGTTGTACGCGCCGGTCACCGGTTTCTCCTCCCAGCGGTACGGGACGACGTTCCTGGAACACGTGGCGGACCCGGTGCTCTCGGGCACCGACCCGCTGCTCGCGGCGTTCCCGCTGTGGACCGACTTCACGCGGGCCCACAACCCGGTCGGAAACGTGGTGACCACCCTGAACCCGGCCGCCCAGCAGGCGGCGTTCCAGGGGCTCGGCGCCCGCAAGGGGGCGGTCGCGGCGATCGAGCCGACGACCGGCCGGATCCTCGCCCTGGTGTCCACGCCGTCGTACGACCCCGCGGAGCTGTCCGGGAACAGTCCGGCGGTGACGGCGGCCTGGGCGCGGCTGAACGACGACCCGGAGCAGCCGATGCTCAACCGGGCCGTGCGGCAGACGTATCCGCCGGGCTCGACCTTCAAGGTGGTCACCGCGGCGGCGGCGCTGGACTGGGGCGTGGTGACGGACCTGGACACGCGCACCGACTCCCCGGATCCGTACACGCTGCCCGGCACGCGGACGAGCCTGGCTAACGAGGCCAAGGGCTGCAGGAACGCGTCCCTCAGGTACGCCTTCGAGTGGTCGTGCAACACGGTGTTCGCCAAGCTGGCCGTGGACGCCGGCGTGGACGCGATGCGGGGCGCGGCGCAGGGCTTCGGCTTCAACGACAAGGGGCTCAGGATCCCGTTCGCGGTCGCGCCGAGCACCTTCGACACGCACGTGGACCGGGCGCAGCTGGCGCTGTCGTCCATCGGTCAGTACAACACGCGGGCCACGCCGCTGCAGATGGCGATGGTGGCGGCGGCGGTCGCCGACGGCGGGCAGGTGCGGTCGCCGTATCTGGTGGAGCGGACGACGCGCCGGAGCGGGGGCACGGTGTCCGCGGCCGGTTCCCGGCCCGCGCGGCAGGTGATGCGTCCGGCGACCGCGGCACGGCTGCGGGAGCTGATGACCGACGTGGTCACCGACGGCACCGGCAGGAACGCGGCGATCCGGGGTGCCACGGTGGGCGGCAAGACCGGCACCGCCCAGCACGGCCTCGGCAACTCCGGTACGCCGTATGCCTGGTTCGTCTCCTGGGCGCAGGGCGACGCGGACGTGGAAGCGCGGGTCGCGGTCGCGGTGGTGGTGGAGGACGCCTCGGCGCGACGCGGCGACATCAGCGGGGGCGGCACGGCGGCGCCGATCGCGAAGGCGGTGATGGAGGCGGTGCTGCGCTCACCGCCTCGGGGCTGA